Within Fusarium fujikuroi IMI 58289 draft genome, chromosome FFUJ_chr08, the genomic segment GTTTTTGGTTATGCCGTTGTTCCGGCCGGTCTGCCGAAGTCCGGTGATAGTGGCCGTCGTGGTACACGAGTTCTCCCGGCATCGTTATCCGTATTGTTTATCGTATGTGttgttatttttaattatttgTGGACTTGATTCAAGTGAATTGCGTGTTCCGAAAGTTTTCTATTCCCAGAGCCCTTGCTAGAGACCTCGCCCTGTTTAAATAATTCTCCTTAGCGTAGGGCGATCTGATAGTTGTCAACCTCGTGAGGCGCATGCCAGACCGATGACTCTAATTACACTTCACCTGCTCAATTATTGCATCAAATCTTCCATTACTTGCCATTCAACTCAACGAGCCGTCAACATTTGACCTCTCATATGCACCAAAAGGTCCGGCGCCGCTGAATGGGTCCCACACTGGCCGATCATGCGACTTAATCACCGTCTCGGTCGGCTGTAGGGTGGCAAATATCACCCTTCGCGGCTGAGTTTCTTTCATACTTGCGTCACGCCTATGaaatctcagccttggctcaTGGCTTGGCAATAGAGCCTTGCGAAGATCTTGCTCAATATCACAAAGTGTTTCGTGGTGGTTGTCTGTCTGTGTGAAGAACAAACTTGCTTTAATGCGGACCGTTAAAGTGGTGGTAGCAGGatggatgctgatgctggtaACAAGGTCAAAGAGCAGAACGCACCAAGACCATTGAATACAGTAGCAAGATAGACAAGGAAATAGATCATGCTTCTGAGCAAATGAACTTCCCCTTCTTTTCGTGTGATTTCCTGCAGACTCAGCCTTAAGAACGTAAGGAATGACTCTGCTCTTACACGCGTCTTGGCACCGTCAGATCCTGGTAACGATCGTTAAGTTCGTCATATATGAGAACGAACCTTGATAGATGTATTTACTGCAGACTTCCCGCTATCAAGACATGTTATCTATTTCCGCAAGTGACTTATCATTACCCATTTTACTCAAGTCTTGTGTCAGATGATAAGAGTATGAGGCTGAGATGTTCCATCATTGACAATGGCTCAGGTACCCAGCTGTTGAGTGTTCCTCCATAAGGTAGTGAAATGACCTAATGCGATGCACCATACGTTTGATTCACCCACTAATCATTCCGAAACTGTCAACCTCGCGTGAAGCCTCTCACTACTTGCCATGTTCGAACAAGGTGTCACTCGACTCCTATCACATGATATCGCGATGGATGCGCCTTCAATTGCACATGACATATTGTGCAATTTTAAAACTTACACTGATACAATGTAAATACATGTTTCTGCCATTTTGCTGAAGAAGGCCTAGTACTCTTGGTTGTTCTCTCAAGACAGAAGAAAGTCGTAATAGGCAGAACCGAATGAGAGAGTCACAACAATCATGCGAAGTCCACCTCTTAGGTGACCATGGCAACTCACAGGCAATTGCTTGTTATTAGATCGTCAACATCCGCTTTTCGTCGAGAGTTGGTGATAATTTAGTCGTCTCTTCGTAGCGCAGGTTATACCTACATGATGGTGGATGGTGAATCTACCTTATAATCTCATGTTGCGGTAGATCAGATGAATAGAGGGAAGGTAAACACTGTCTCAATGTGTTCTCGCGCTTGAATGCTACATGAAGTCTATTCTTTATCATTATCACATCGGTGCCTGGTCGCACTTATACAGAGGTTGTACGGCTAATTTGGAAAAGAAAGCAATTATCTATTCTCAATTGCGTATTTCAAGAATAATAATCTATCAAGAGATGGTACTGCACAAACAGATAAGCACAAAAAGAAAGGTCTCGTGCTTCGCCTGTCGAAACCGAAGTATCACAATCTGATACCGTCTCCACTTACCGTGTCGCAAGCGATATAAGTGAATGAATAAGCCTGTTTTATGACATCGAGCGGTGTTTCAATTCTCGGAACTTCAATTTAGGATTAGAACACAATGCGGGTCTATCTAGAAGACAAGCTCTatttcttcaacttcctttTAGATATAGAGTGCGTTCAGTTCATAAGAGTAAGTGAAGCTCGGAGTTCATCATGCCAAGACTATTCTCCACGTTCTGCATTACACAGACATGCATGAGTGGCCAATATATAGTCTCCCATGCACCGGGGAATAATGAAACCAGGTGCAAAAGCTCCGGAGCTCCAGTTCAGATCTCAAAGACAGGCAGGGTTCCCGGCATCTTGCATGGAAgacttttggtgttgttgatgtcatcTGACAAGATGCTCTTTTAGACTGGCGTCCAGACACATCAAGTTCAACCTACACCGACATGCCGCTGTCACAAAAGTGAAATACCAGTAAGGGCGGgttttctataaatataaagtttctcctcttctacCGTCCATTTTAGCGTCACTCATCGTCTGTGTGATGTTGCGATGCAGCTGTCTTACACCCAACATGGTGAGGCTCGGGCACCTACAGCTCAGATCTCGATGTCTATGGGGAAGCTTTGTCGTGGAACTTTCCAACCCATTCGCTTATTGAGGGAAACTCCTTGGTTTATATTGTTTTGCTTGTTTTACAGGTCAAATCCTCGTGGCTAGGGCCTTTCATGATGTAATTTGGCGTCATGTTTAGTCTTAGAGGCGTTAGTGAAGAAACACCACCATGATGTCATGGAGCCTATCCTCTGTATATATCAAAGAGCTTAAGAACCTTTTGGCATCTGCATCAATCATATTCTATATACCAATCCATTAAATCAAGTGAACGCATTCATCTTTCCATCAACACATCAAACATCATGTCTACCAAGAACCCCAGCCACGGTCAAAAGGTAAGCATTGGCAAGCCTCGGGTTATACCAGAACTAACAGATCAGGTCGATCTCGGCCAGAACGCTCCCGTAAAGGAGGAAGGTGCTGGCACAGTCCCCAATGAGTCTCTCGCTGCCGAGTCCTTGAAGGAGGGCGGCGAGTTCGCCTCCAACGAGGGCATCCACGGCGAGAACCAACCCACCTCCGGATCCGAGAACACCAGCGCTGGCCGCAACACCGAAACCTCTTCTGCTCCCAGCTTCGGCTCTgactccaaggccaaggccaaatcCTCCAGCTCTGCTTCCAAGTCTTCCGGAACTGCCTCACAGTCCAGTGACTCTGCTCCCAAGTCTCTGGCCGGCACCGCTCCCAGCTATGTCGACAATCAGTATATCAAGGAATCTGGTCCTCATGGTAAGAACCTGAAGGAGGGAATTGACTATTCCAACACCAAGGATGGCCTCAAGAAGGCTTTGGAGTCTGAGCCTGGTAGCCAGGATGATCCTAGCAGACTTGCTGAGCAACAGTTCCAACAGAACCAGACTGCCGCTGGCCGGGATGCTGGCCCTAAGCAGAGTGAGCTTGAGGGCAAGACTCCTTTCGATGCTCTTAAAAACGAGGCCTCCTCTTAATTTGGGAGATCATCATATCTATACTATAGCGGCTGTTCAATGATGAAATGACTTTATGAAATTAAGAGTGGCCTATGTCTGTTACACAATCTAGTTAATGACCAAAAGTCGCCCAAGTAATGGTTTGTGAAAAGGAACTCATTCTACATGACATCGCCATGATTTTAGAGGTATCATGCCGAGGATATCTACCAAACTTCGCAGACTTGGACGTAGTCGCTTGGCTATCGAGCTATTTCCCTCTCTGTGGCATCAAAAGTGTGCAGCATTACATCGAACGAGGCGAGCATCAGCTTcagttcatcatgatcagTTACAAGTTCGATTGCAGACAGTGTAAATGCCTGATACACGAGCACAAGGATTGAGCCAAGTGCTATTTGCAGGCGCAACAGGCGGCAGTCTCATCTTCAGGTGATAACGCCTCAGATAGTGGTGAGTTCCTGCAAAGAGGCAAAGTTGACTCGTAGGTTTTCAGAAACTCGACCGGTAAGTCCGAGTCAATACATCCAATCGAGAATTGTGAGTTTGTATGCAAAGCCACGGATTCGCCGTCCTTCAAGGTTGCCtgcacaagaagaagatggcgggCAGTGTGAAAATCCTGAAACTCAACAGCCAATCATATTGGGCGGATTGATGACGTCAGGTcagaaaaaaaatattaaaatttgGGGTTTGATAGAGAAAGATAACAGCAGTTTACCGCAAAAAGCGCAGAACAAGTTGAGAATAGAGTCTGAGCAAGTTGGTTCCCTTGCGTACCACCTCAGTTATCAAGAATATTCTATAAATTGGACTCATTACAATCGCAGCTTATCGGAAATAATACATCTTGATGCCTTAGTTGGTGCCTGACTCTGTCGTCAGTCAAAAAATCTGTATGCCCCACCAAATTAAAAATTCACCCCGCCTTCCTCTGGACACAACCACTGTAGAAGTTGAACCGGGAACTGACTGGAACCGCCACACTCATTGTTATTTGCTTGGCTGGTTTTTCTTTGTCGGTCAGGTCAACTCAACTTTTCCATctctctcactctcttcttcctccctctTCATCGAACGGTCATTTTCCAAACCAACTCATATACCCCGGTTTGGACTTGATTTCTCAGACGGACATCCTCACCCCGCCGACAGTTTCCGTTCTTTCAACCCCGCGGtcttttttttccccttTCCTACACACATCTTCATTATGGCCCCCTCTTCATCCAAGGAGAAGCgtcttgccaagaaggctgccgagggcaagctcaagggtaagaagggcaagaagactgAGGAGCCTGAGCTCGACGCCCACGGCAACCCCATCAAGGACGATGATGCTCCCGCGACTTCAGGCGCAAAGCTCGACGAGGTGAAGCGTCTCGCTGAGCAGATGGACAAACACGGTATCTCCGACCGTGTCACCACCGGTGTCCTCGCCTCTACTCAAACCAGCAAGGACGTCAAGATCACCAGTACCTCTCTGGTCTTCCACGGTCGAGTCCTTATCACCGATTCCACCCTAGAGCTCACCTACGGTCGACGATACGGTCTTCTCGGTGAGAACGGTTGCGGAAAGTCTACTttcctcaaggccatcgcCGCCCGCGAGTACCCCATCCCTGAGCACCTCGATCTCTACCTTCTCAACGAGGGTGCTCCTCCCAGTGACCTCGGTGCCCTTGAGTGGGTCGTCCGAGAAgctgagctggagctggagcgtCTCGACCACcaggctgagaagcttctcgaggacGAGGGCCCTGAGAGCCctgttctccttgatctttaCGAGGTGAGTCAATACACAATAGTGCCAATGTACCAAACTAACATTTTACAGCACATGGACAAGCTTGATCCCTCAACATTCGCTACCCGTGCTTCCCTTATCCTGACTGGTCTCGGTTTCAACAAGAAGACTATCcacaagaagaccaaggacaTGTCTGGTGGTTGGCGTATGCGTGTCGCCCTTGCCAAGGCCCTCTTTGTCAAGCCATccgttctccttctcgatgaCCCCACTGCCCATTTGGATTTGGAGGCCTGTGTGTGGCTCGAGGAGTACCTCAAGAAGTGGGAGCGAACTCTTGTCCTTGTATCCCACTCTATGGATTTCCTCAACGGTGTCTGCTCCAACATGATTGACATGCGAGGCAAGCAGCTCATCTACTATGGTGGTAACTACGACTCTTACAGCAAGACTCGAACCGAGAACGAGACCAACCAGATGAAGGCCTACCAGAAGCAGCAGGATGAAATTGTTCACATCAAGAAGTTCATTGCTAGCGCTGGTACCTACGCCAACTTGGTCCGACAGGCCAAGTCCCGACAGAAGATTCTCGACAAGATGGAGGCCGATGGTTTCATCCAGCCTGTCGAGCAGGACCGTGTCTTCACTTTCCGTTTCGCCGATGTTGATAAGCTCCCTCCTCCCGTCCTGTCATTCGATAACGTCACCTTCTCTTACTCTGGCAAGCCTGAGGATGATCTGTACCGCAACCTCGACCTTGGTTTCGATA encodes:
- a CDS encoding probable iron inhibited ABC transporter 2; amino-acid sequence: MAPSSSKEKRLAKKAAEGKLKGKKGKKTEEPELDAHGNPIKDDDAPATSGAKLDEVKRLAEQMDKHGISDRVTTGVLASTQTSKDVKITSTSLVFHGRVLITDSTLELTYGRRYGLLGENGCGKSTFLKAIAAREYPIPEHLDLYLLNEGAPPSDLGALEWVVREAELELERLDHQAEKLLEDEGPESPVLLDLYEHMDKLDPSTFATRASLILTGLGFNKKTIHKKTKDMSGGWRMRVALAKALFVKPSVLLLDDPTAHLDLEACVWLEEYLKKWERTLVLVSHSMDFLNGVCSNMIDMRGKQLIYYGGNYDSYSKTRTENETNQMKAYQKQQDEIVHIKKFIASAGTYANLVRQAKSRQKILDKMEADGFIQPVEQDRVFTFRFADVDKLPPPVLSFDNVTFSYSGKPEDDLYRNLDLGFDMDSRTALVGPNGVGKSTLLRLMTGKLSPTGGVVTRHTHLKLGLYSQHSSEQLDLTKSALDFVRDKYAEKSQDYQYWRQQLGKYGLSGDSQTALMGTLSEGQKSRIVFALLAIESPNMLLLDEPTNGLDIPTIDSLADAINAFSGGVIVVSHDFRLLDKIAKQILVCENQTIRTWDGSISEYKNYLRKKMISAGAV